A genomic segment from Ptychodera flava strain L36383 chromosome 8, AS_Pfla_20210202, whole genome shotgun sequence encodes:
- the LOC139138202 gene encoding uncharacterized protein isoform X2, translated as MTMRRLGFKITSLIMVVQLFRMASSTFDASCHKQYDGENESLTDAENISLSLIDVSTVVKIPVEQLQNPETSNLTDYVLFPLSNCSLHLYVWVHIITNFFFVGLEDLTMTCDIQTADIDFDDELSFETFLHEGDGMIVNANIIRPGTVTEDYQGFQEVSKATHPLPSSWYSMGGAIYHLFFPNFKSESQVQLKCAIFRVTIGLDTDMYAPVITMYPKGCPPGKFGGKCEHDCYCQNGATCHSFNGDCLCAKGWSGVNCTDVNPTIEIQQRPEIVFVNDTLSLTCNVYGVIAESMSWSVEGVTLEQKTNNPPRRLERSTLTYVTPGISDDGDQTYTCEVVNDGVDILSRSITVTAMDKQRIDVSPKNKVVPSGSDVLLRCSVCNRVGNLTWFKGNDVLMAVNDSPLETPYHLANGRYSLCGDVSDGEYDLCISKVQIEDEGLYHCETGPTEYQHGVRSGTAQLMIIEQPSDVQIVWAHTFLNRSLTDGEPVSLMCIARDANPPVQILWYMDDELLRENVRTEIESSSRRGLYNTKSRITITPTYKNVGSILSCEAMIDALEYKNKKVIQLNNIQYKPAVNIVVKPEHPLEGDDVSVTCHVDANPNYTDVNFVCKKGKEVQIKEDWLELHFKDIEPEPNDIECTCTASNERGSGQISTNVHVSPDNKKRSLRILFYTIVPVAILLVILPLVTFKYRREIRILQHRLCSTWTSIDEEHWKYDAFVCYRSESGCSSPEESFVIREMLPRLENDHGFRSAFTAGTFNREQQSWTTSWMQSRTVAGQSLC; from the exons ATG ACAATGCGCAGACTTGGATTCAAGATTACTTCCTTAATTATGGTTGTGCAGCTTTTTCGAATGGCATCATCGACTTTCGATGCATCTTGTCACAAACAATACGATGGCGAAAACGAATCATTGACAGATGCCGAG AACATAAGCTTAAGCCTTATTGACGTAAGCACCGTTGTGAAGATCCCTGTAGAGCAACTGCAAAACCCTGAAACAAGCAACCTAACGGACTACGTACTCTTCCCCTTGAGTAACT GTAGTTTACACCTCTATGTTTGGGTGCACATCATCACTAATTTCTTCTTCGTGGGTTTAGAAGATCTGACAATGACGTGTGATATACAAACAGCCGATATCGACTTTGACGACGAATTGTCCTTCGAAACTTTTCTTCACGAAGGAGATGGAATGATAGTTAATGCCAACATAATTCGTCCCGGTACCGTGACGGAAGACTATCAAG GTTTTCAAGAAGTATCCAAAGCAACACATCCTTTGCCGAGTTCCTGGTACTCGATGGGCGGAGCAATTTACCACCTGTTTTTTCCCAATTTCAAGTCTGAATCTCAAGTTCAATTAAAATGTGCCATCTTCCGTGTCACAATTGGTCTAGACACCGACATGTACGCGCCAGTCATAACCATGTACCCGAAAG GCTGTCCCCCTGGTAAATTTGGCGGGAAATGTGAGCACGACTGCTACTGTCAAAACGGCGCCACGTGTCACAGTTTCAACGGGGATTGCCTTTGCGCAAAAGGTTGGAGTGGCGTTAACTGTACAGATG TAAATCCAACGATAGAAATCCAACAGCGTCCTGAAATCGTCTTTGTCAACGACACACTGAGTCTGACTTGTAACGTATACGGAGTCATCGCTGAGAGCATGTCGTGGTCTGTAGAGGGCGTTACTCTCGAACAAAAGACAAACAATCCACCAAGACGTCTTGAAAG GTCAACTTTGACATATGTCACACCAGGTATCTCTGATGACGGAGACCAGACCTACACGTGCGAAGTAGTTAACGATGGGGTTGACATTCTCTCGAGATCTATAACCGTTACTGCCATGG ATAAACAGCGAATCGACGTATCGCCAAAAAACAAAGTCGTCCCTTCTGGAAGTGACGTCTTGCTTCGCTGTTCTGTCTGTAATCGCGTCGGGAACTTGACCTGGTTCAAAGGAAATGACGTACTTATGGCAGTGAATGATAGCCCTCTCGAAACGCCCTATCACTTGGCAAACGGTCGCTACAGTCTCTGCGGTGACGTCAGTGACGGGGAATATGATTTATGTATATCAAAAGTCCAAATTGAAGATGAAGGGTTATATCACTGTGAGACTGGACCAACAGAATATCAGCACGGCGTAAGAAGTGGAACTGCACAGCTTATGATAATTG AACAACCAAGTGACGTGCAGATCGTCTGGGCTCACACATTCCTCAACCGGTCCTTGACTGATGGCGAACCGGTCAGTTTGATGTGCATAGCACGCGACGCCAATCCACCAGTTCAGATTCTTTGGTACATGGATGACGAACTACTTCGAGAAAACGTGAGAACAGAGATCGAGTCGAGTTCCAGACGTGGATTATACAACACGAAGAGCCGAATTACAAtcacacctacatataaaaatgTCGGGTCAATCTTGTCTTGTGAGGCTATGATTGACGCATTAGAATACAAGAACAAAAAAGTCATTCAGCTGaataacatacaat ACAAGCCGGCGGTGAACATTGTGGTGAAACCTGAACACCCGCTGGAAGGGGATGATGTCAGTGTGACGTGTCATGTTGACGCAAATCCGAATTATACCGATGTGAACTTTGTCTGCAAAAAGGGCAAAGAAGTTCAGATAAAGGAGGACTGGCTGGAACTTCATTTTAAAGATATAGAACCTGAACCCAACGACATCGAATGTACTTGTACGGCATCTAATGAACGTGGATCGGGACAAATTTCCACCAACGTGCATGTCAGTCCTG ATAACAAAAAAAGGTCTCTGAGGATCCTCTTCTATACGATTGTTCCTGTAGCAATCTTGCTGGTTATATTACCCTTAGTGACCTTCAAGTATAGACGAGAGATTCGAATATTGCAACACCGTCTTTGTTCTACATGGACCTCGATCGATGAAG AACACTGGAAATACGATGCCTTCGTCTGTTACAGAAGTGAGTCGGGCTGCTCGTCGCCAGAGGAATCGTTCGTGATCCGGGAGATGTTGCCAAGACTTGAGAACGATCACGGCTTCCGCTCTGCATTCACTGCAGGGACTTTCAACCGGGAGCAG CAATCATGGACAACATCTTGGATGCAATCCAGAACAGTAGCCGGACAATCCTTGTGCTGA
- the LOC139138202 gene encoding uncharacterized protein isoform X1 gives MRRLGFKITSLIMVVQLFRMASSTFDASCHKQYDGENESLTDAENISLSLIDVSTVVKIPVEQLQNPETSNLTDYVLFPLSNCSLHLYVWVHIITNFFFVGLEDLTMTCDIQTADIDFDDELSFETFLHEGDGMIVNANIIRPGTVTEDYQGFQEVSKATHPLPSSWYSMGGAIYHLFFPNFKSESQVQLKCAIFRVTIGLDTDMYAPVITMYPKGCPPGKFGGKCEHDCYCQNGATCHSFNGDCLCAKGWSGVNCTDVNPTIEIQQRPEIVFVNDTLSLTCNVYGVIAESMSWSVEGVTLEQKTNNPPRRLERSTLTYVTPGISDDGDQTYTCEVVNDGVDILSRSITVTAMDKQRIDVSPKNKVVPSGSDVLLRCSVCNRVGNLTWFKGNDVLMAVNDSPLETPYHLANGRYSLCGDVSDGEYDLCISKVQIEDEGLYHCETGPTEYQHGVRSGTAQLMIIEQPSDVQIVWAHTFLNRSLTDGEPVSLMCIARDANPPVQILWYMDDELLRENVRTEIESSSRRGLYNTKSRITITPTYKNVGSILSCEAMIDALEYKNKKVIQLNNIQYKPAVNIVVKPEHPLEGDDVSVTCHVDANPNYTDVNFVCKKGKEVQIKEDWLELHFKDIEPEPNDIECTCTASNERGSGQISTNVHVSPDNKKRSLRILFYTIVPVAILLVILPLVTFKYRREIRILQHRLCSTWTSIDEEHWKYDAFVCYRSESGCSSPEESFVIREMLPRLENDHGFRSAFTAGTFNREQQSWTTSWMQSRTVAGQSLC, from the exons ATGCGCAGACTTGGATTCAAGATTACTTCCTTAATTATGGTTGTGCAGCTTTTTCGAATGGCATCATCGACTTTCGATGCATCTTGTCACAAACAATACGATGGCGAAAACGAATCATTGACAGATGCCGAG AACATAAGCTTAAGCCTTATTGACGTAAGCACCGTTGTGAAGATCCCTGTAGAGCAACTGCAAAACCCTGAAACAAGCAACCTAACGGACTACGTACTCTTCCCCTTGAGTAACT GTAGTTTACACCTCTATGTTTGGGTGCACATCATCACTAATTTCTTCTTCGTGGGTTTAGAAGATCTGACAATGACGTGTGATATACAAACAGCCGATATCGACTTTGACGACGAATTGTCCTTCGAAACTTTTCTTCACGAAGGAGATGGAATGATAGTTAATGCCAACATAATTCGTCCCGGTACCGTGACGGAAGACTATCAAG GTTTTCAAGAAGTATCCAAAGCAACACATCCTTTGCCGAGTTCCTGGTACTCGATGGGCGGAGCAATTTACCACCTGTTTTTTCCCAATTTCAAGTCTGAATCTCAAGTTCAATTAAAATGTGCCATCTTCCGTGTCACAATTGGTCTAGACACCGACATGTACGCGCCAGTCATAACCATGTACCCGAAAG GCTGTCCCCCTGGTAAATTTGGCGGGAAATGTGAGCACGACTGCTACTGTCAAAACGGCGCCACGTGTCACAGTTTCAACGGGGATTGCCTTTGCGCAAAAGGTTGGAGTGGCGTTAACTGTACAGATG TAAATCCAACGATAGAAATCCAACAGCGTCCTGAAATCGTCTTTGTCAACGACACACTGAGTCTGACTTGTAACGTATACGGAGTCATCGCTGAGAGCATGTCGTGGTCTGTAGAGGGCGTTACTCTCGAACAAAAGACAAACAATCCACCAAGACGTCTTGAAAG GTCAACTTTGACATATGTCACACCAGGTATCTCTGATGACGGAGACCAGACCTACACGTGCGAAGTAGTTAACGATGGGGTTGACATTCTCTCGAGATCTATAACCGTTACTGCCATGG ATAAACAGCGAATCGACGTATCGCCAAAAAACAAAGTCGTCCCTTCTGGAAGTGACGTCTTGCTTCGCTGTTCTGTCTGTAATCGCGTCGGGAACTTGACCTGGTTCAAAGGAAATGACGTACTTATGGCAGTGAATGATAGCCCTCTCGAAACGCCCTATCACTTGGCAAACGGTCGCTACAGTCTCTGCGGTGACGTCAGTGACGGGGAATATGATTTATGTATATCAAAAGTCCAAATTGAAGATGAAGGGTTATATCACTGTGAGACTGGACCAACAGAATATCAGCACGGCGTAAGAAGTGGAACTGCACAGCTTATGATAATTG AACAACCAAGTGACGTGCAGATCGTCTGGGCTCACACATTCCTCAACCGGTCCTTGACTGATGGCGAACCGGTCAGTTTGATGTGCATAGCACGCGACGCCAATCCACCAGTTCAGATTCTTTGGTACATGGATGACGAACTACTTCGAGAAAACGTGAGAACAGAGATCGAGTCGAGTTCCAGACGTGGATTATACAACACGAAGAGCCGAATTACAAtcacacctacatataaaaatgTCGGGTCAATCTTGTCTTGTGAGGCTATGATTGACGCATTAGAATACAAGAACAAAAAAGTCATTCAGCTGaataacatacaat ACAAGCCGGCGGTGAACATTGTGGTGAAACCTGAACACCCGCTGGAAGGGGATGATGTCAGTGTGACGTGTCATGTTGACGCAAATCCGAATTATACCGATGTGAACTTTGTCTGCAAAAAGGGCAAAGAAGTTCAGATAAAGGAGGACTGGCTGGAACTTCATTTTAAAGATATAGAACCTGAACCCAACGACATCGAATGTACTTGTACGGCATCTAATGAACGTGGATCGGGACAAATTTCCACCAACGTGCATGTCAGTCCTG ATAACAAAAAAAGGTCTCTGAGGATCCTCTTCTATACGATTGTTCCTGTAGCAATCTTGCTGGTTATATTACCCTTAGTGACCTTCAAGTATAGACGAGAGATTCGAATATTGCAACACCGTCTTTGTTCTACATGGACCTCGATCGATGAAG AACACTGGAAATACGATGCCTTCGTCTGTTACAGAAGTGAGTCGGGCTGCTCGTCGCCAGAGGAATCGTTCGTGATCCGGGAGATGTTGCCAAGACTTGAGAACGATCACGGCTTCCGCTCTGCATTCACTGCAGGGACTTTCAACCGGGAGCAG CAATCATGGACAACATCTTGGATGCAATCCAGAACAGTAGCCGGACAATCCTTGTGCTGA
- the LOC139139468 gene encoding F-box/LRR-repeat protein 20-like translates to MITCKHLSRLMQDDSLYQLRAFKIVTGLRKAPAWVIKRWSFSLTCLDVSGYPQIHEEYMGHILINSQSLNVVNMAGCYNLGNKTLGSIANLPGPVYEINISRCPLITGNGLLSFMRKDGNFLEKLVMQQCNGMRKERHLLALIGNYMPVLEHFSVRGDKTPSEVYPWTSSEIERVLRKNPPLKYLDISYCLVISAGTMSQAARCSELIHLHLRRCYITNQSLDSIGRGLSKLIFLDIGENYLITDQGLSHLTNCPRLTHLDLTDCPNVSDRGIKLIQKSCGKLKSLILTVCDNLTDDSIRLLPFYCRHLELLDISCNTYVTFRTVKSVLLRAHSKLKIRAKHCPLVIKPENHSMSRSEYLTQMQVLEFAYIPE, encoded by the coding sequence ATGATAACGTGTAAACACCTCTCTCGCCTGATGCAAGACGATTCGTTGTATCAACTGCGGGCATTTAAAATTGTGACCGGACTGAGAAAAGCACCAGCATGGGTGATCAAGAGATGGTCGTTCTCCTTGACTTGTCTTGATGTATCGGGTTATCCGCAAATCCATGAAGAATACATGGGCCACATTCTGATCAATAGCCAAAGTTTGAATGTGGTTAACATGGCCGGTTGCTATAATCTTGGTAACAAAACTCTTGGATCCATTGCTAACCTTCCGGGCCCTGTTTATGAAATCAATATCAGCAGATGCCCTCTGATAACTGGCAACGGATTGCTTAGTTTTATGAGGAAGGACGGAAATTTCCTGGAGAAACTGGTCATGCAACAGTGTAACGGTATGCGAAAAGAGCGCCATCTCTTGGCCTTAATCGGAAATTATATGCCTGTTCTCGAGCACTTCTCCGTGCGAGGGGACAAAACTCCGAGCGAAGTTTATCCGTGGACGTCCAGCGAAATCGAACGAGTCCTCCGAAAGAACCCGCCTTTGAAGTATCTGGACATCTCTTACTGCCTGGTGATAAGCGCCGGCACGATGTCACAAGCAGCAAGATGTTCTGAGTTGATACACCTCCATCTGAGAAGATGCTACATAACGAACCAATCACTGGACAGCATTGGGCGAGGACTGAGCAAACTGATTTTCCTCGACATCGGCGAAAATTACCTGATAACGGATCAGGGCTTATCTCACCTCACCAACTGCCCTCGTCTGACCCACCTTGATTTAACTGACTGTCCTAACGTTTCGGATAGGGGAATTAAACTCATCCAGAAATCGTGTGGGAAATTAAAAAGCTTAATATTGACAGTATGTGATAACCTTACAGATGACAGCATTAGATTGCTGCCGTTCTACTGCCGTCATCTTGAATTACTGGACATAAGTTGTAACACTTACGTTACTTTCCGAACGGTCAAGAGTGTACTGCTGAGGGCGCACAGTAAGTTGAAAATCAGAGCCAAACACTGTCCCCTCGTTATAAAACCAGAGAATCACTCAATGTCTCGGTCTGAATATTTAACGCAAATGCAGGTTCTCGAATTCGCGTACATTCCGGAGTAA